Proteins co-encoded in one bacterium genomic window:
- a CDS encoding DUF6785 family protein has protein sequence MIDNTEVIEEGKTSAGIGISWRAVVIGLLLIPINVYWVILSELRWGVILTLNPLFVTPIFYLLGLVGINVLLRRVAPKQVLKPSEMVIIYIMLVLSCTIATMDYIINLISFMPYARWNVTSDNNWATNIFPYLPKHLLVWNKSLLEGYYYGNSTMYRPAVLLMWAGPLAFWSFFIFTSSWIMFCINVLLRKAWMDNTKLTYPTVRLPFALTEEDKPGSMLRSKVLWSGFVVAAGISSLNQLHNWFPSVPFIQVQPWFIPQSEAWMGGSALRTTFYPFAIGLAFLVPLDISFSCWFFYLFLKLQSVAGFYAGLNGIPEFPWRGEQAAGGWFAFGILLLWSSRKYLKGVLRTAFNNDGSDNGEPISYRAAFWGWLIGSIIFFAFWLAAGMSLFWASFTMFSYFMVSIAITRIRAEAGAQHSVWLMEPFRMVRPFGSNFVGSGSMAGSAVSHWFWDMNRSHMMPAQMEAFKLAKDHGMNLRKLVIPMILAIVIATIVGMWSSLHVLYKDGAVMSVGYGGYTGYEAYEWLNKAVNGGFPAEIQRFWGIGVGAAFVTILTVLRERFAWFPFHPLGFCASFGMYLHWVPFFVAWLIKLVVLRFGGFKAYKAVMPFFIGLILGDYITGAIWSLIGIFYHIPAYQIFG, from the coding sequence ATGATAGATAATACGGAAGTTATTGAAGAAGGGAAGACTAGCGCGGGGATTGGGATTTCTTGGCGGGCCGTTGTTATTGGCTTGTTATTAATCCCAATTAACGTGTATTGGGTAATTCTATCGGAACTTAGGTGGGGGGTAATTCTAACTCTCAATCCGCTATTTGTTACGCCTATTTTCTATCTGTTGGGTTTAGTTGGCATTAACGTTCTTTTGCGACGAGTGGCGCCTAAGCAGGTGCTTAAGCCTTCGGAGATGGTGATTATCTACATTATGCTCGTGCTCTCATGCACGATTGCTACAATGGATTACATCATTAACCTTATCTCCTTTATGCCCTATGCGCGTTGGAATGTCACGTCTGATAATAACTGGGCTACCAATATCTTCCCCTATCTGCCTAAACATCTTTTGGTTTGGAACAAGAGCTTGCTGGAAGGTTATTATTATGGCAACTCGACGATGTATCGTCCTGCTGTGTTGCTCATGTGGGCAGGGCCGTTGGCATTTTGGTCGTTTTTCATCTTTACTTCCAGTTGGATTATGTTCTGCATAAACGTCCTGCTTCGAAAAGCTTGGATGGACAACACGAAGCTAACTTATCCAACTGTTCGTTTGCCATTTGCGTTAACAGAGGAAGATAAGCCTGGCTCGATGCTTCGGTCAAAAGTGCTTTGGTCAGGATTTGTTGTTGCTGCGGGTATAAGTTCTCTTAATCAGCTTCACAATTGGTTTCCATCAGTGCCATTTATTCAAGTGCAACCGTGGTTTATCCCCCAATCGGAAGCTTGGATGGGAGGCTCGGCGCTTCGAACGACCTTTTATCCATTTGCAATTGGGTTGGCATTCCTCGTGCCGTTAGATATTTCATTCTCATGCTGGTTTTTCTATCTCTTTTTGAAGTTGCAAAGCGTTGCCGGTTTTTATGCGGGCCTGAATGGTATTCCCGAATTCCCTTGGCGAGGGGAACAGGCAGCTGGTGGGTGGTTTGCATTTGGAATTCTATTGCTTTGGAGCAGTCGGAAGTATCTCAAAGGGGTATTGCGAACCGCATTTAATAATGATGGTTCCGATAATGGAGAGCCTATCTCCTATCGCGCTGCATTTTGGGGATGGCTGATTGGGTCCATTATCTTTTTTGCCTTCTGGCTTGCTGCGGGGATGAGCCTGTTTTGGGCTTCTTTCACGATGTTCTCCTACTTTATGGTATCTATTGCCATAACACGCATACGAGCTGAGGCGGGAGCGCAGCATTCGGTCTGGTTAATGGAACCATTTCGGATGGTCAGACCATTCGGCTCTAATTTCGTCGGATCGGGAAGCATGGCGGGAAGCGCTGTGAGCCACTGGTTCTGGGATATGAACCGAAGCCACATGATGCCAGCTCAGATGGAGGCTTTCAAGCTTGCCAAAGATCATGGCATGAATCTGCGCAAGCTGGTTATACCGATGATTCTTGCTATCGTTATCGCTACAATTGTTGGAATGTGGTCGAGCCTTCATGTTTTATATAAAGACGGGGCTGTAATGAGCGTAGGGTATGGTGGATATACAGGTTATGAAGCATACGAATGGCTCAATAAGGCGGTGAATGGGGGATTTCCTGCCGAGATTCAGCGTTTCTGGGGTATCGGTGTAGGTGCTGCATTCGTCACAATACTTACGGTTCTTCGTGAGCGTTTTGCATGGTTTCCTTTCCATCCTTTAGGTTTCTGCGCCTCATTTGGTATGTATTTGCATTGGGTTCCGTTTTTTGTGGCATGGTTAATAAAGTTGGTTGTCCTGCGATTTGGTGGGTTTAAAGCTTATAAAGCTGTGATGCCGTTCTTTATTGGGCTAATCTTGGGTGATTACATCACCGGCGCTATATGGTCGCTAATAGGTATCTTCTACCATATACCGGCTTACCAGATATTCGGTTAA